In a single window of the Rhodamnia argentea isolate NSW1041297 chromosome 2, ASM2092103v1, whole genome shotgun sequence genome:
- the LOC115739837 gene encoding proteinase inhibitor PSI-1.2, translated as MARSNACCLVLLLVCGALLLDMNPGMMAISAVACPQYCLQVDYMTCPSTGSEHLSPRCNCCLAPKGCTLHLTGGGSISCS; from the exons ATGGCTCGGAGCAACGCGTGTTGTCTGGTGCTTCTCCTCGTATGCG GTGCACTTCTGCTGGATATGAATCCCGGGATGATGGCGATCAGCGCTGTAGCTTGTCCTCAGTACTGCTTGCAAGTGGACTACATGACTTGCCCGTCCACCGGCAGTGAGCACCTGAGTCCCAGGTGCAACTGCTGCCTCGCCCCGAAAGGCTGCACTCTTCACCTGACCGGAGGCGGATCAATTTCTTGCAGTTGA
- the LOC115739851 gene encoding proteinase inhibitor PSI-1.2-like, with the protein MARSNACCLVLLLLCGALLLEMSPGTMLASAVICPQYCLDVDYMTCPSTGDEQLSPKCNCCLAPKGCTLHLKDGTSVSCS; encoded by the exons ATGGCTCGGAGCAATGCATGTTGTCTGGTCCTTCTCCTCCTATGTG GTGCACTTCTACTGGAAATGAGTCCTGGGACGATGCTGGCCAGCGCCGTAATTTGTCCACAGTACTGCTTGGATGTGGACTATATGACTTGCCCATCCACTGGCGATGAGCAACTGAGTCCTAAGTGCAACTGCTGCCTCGCTCCGAAAGGCTGCACTCTTCACCTGAAGGATGGCACCTCAGTTTCTTGCAGTTGA
- the LOC115739826 gene encoding protein PHOTOSYSTEM I ASSEMBLY 2, chloroplastic produces the protein MAKLPSAASINLSGRLPPPLPLPSLLTPNLIKSNKEQRQIATSAAKSGGVSLNSILKSCKTCSGKGAIECPGCKGTGKNKKNGNIFERWKCFECQGFGLKSCPNCGKGGLTPEQRGER, from the exons atgGCGAAACTCCCATCAGCGGCTTCCATCAATCTGAGTGGGCGCCTTCCTCCTCCATTACCGCTTCCCTCCCTTCTCACTCCCAATCTCATCAAATCTAACAAGGAGCAGAGGCAAATAGCAACTTCAGCTGCGAAATCCGGTGGAGTCTCGCTGAACTCG ATCCTCAAAAGTTGTAAAACGTGCAGCGGAAAAGGTGCGATAGAGTGTCCTGGGTGCAAG GGAACCgggaaaaacaagaagaatggAAACATTTTCGAACGGTGGAA ATGCTTTGAATGTCAAGGGTTTGGGCTGAAGAGCTGCCCCAATTGTGGAAAGGGAGGCCTCACCCCGGAgcaaagaggagagagatag